The proteins below are encoded in one region of Leptotrichia sp. oral taxon 218:
- a CDS encoding NAD(P)-binding domain-containing protein, producing the protein MIAKIGWIGLGQMGTPMVENLLKGSVDVTVYNRSFDKTLPLVEKGAKNAKTVPLIEDTTRSYSEALEEGYGEQDMSAIFEILSKKND; encoded by the coding sequence ATAATAGCTAAAATAGGTTGGATAGGATTAGGGCAAATGGGAACTCCTATGGTAGAAAATTTATTAAAAGGTTCTGTTGATGTAACTGTTTACAATAGAAGTTTTGATAAAACTTTACCACTTGTAGAAAAAGGAGCTAAAAACGCAAAAACTGTACCGCTAATTGAAGATACAACTAGAAGTTATTCAGAAGCTTTAGAAGAAGGATATGGAGAACAAGATATGTCGGCTATTTTTGAAATTTTAAGTAAGAAAAATGATTAA